The Cucumis sativus cultivar 9930 unplaced genomic scaffold, Cucumber_9930_V3 scaffold40, whole genome shotgun sequence genome contains a region encoding:
- the LOC116405869 gene encoding pyruvate dehydrogenase E1 component subunit beta, mitochondrial-like codes for MTVRDTLNSALDEEMSVDQKKKKFMREEVGEYQETYKITKRILEKYGSERVLDTPITEEVKCRTFVNQVTYFGLKKRLREPVT; via the exons ATGACCGTGAGGGATACTCTAAACTCTGCACTTGATGAAGAAATGTCTGTtgatcaaaaaaaaaaaaaatttatgagagaAGAG GTCGGAGAATATCAGGAGACTTATAAG ATAACCAAAAGGATTTTGGAGAAATATGGTTCTGAGAGGGTTCTTGATACCCCAATCACAGAG GAGGTAAAATGCAGAACATTTGTTAACCAAGTCACTTATTTCGGactaaaaaaaag gCTGCGAGAACCGGTGACTTAG
- the LOC116405881 gene encoding uncharacterized protein LOC116405881: MGEVRPDALPPRSKIAPLPVQICGAVALPSLQPSAAISVREARPPREPVTAGCLLLSFLLCFQPSRRRFLLLRRLHCRATLRPFVYGLSVARHLFAKPLLDFFREDLGSFFIDFNVVKELNKFEGKGIMPPREEVRRGGRRGRGRGVVGPR; the protein is encoded by the exons atgggGGAAGTTCGACCGGATGCACT CCCACCGCGAAGCAAGATTGCGCCGCTGCCAGTCCAGATCTGCGGCGCCGTTGCTCTTCCGTCGCTGCAACCGTCGGCCGCCATCTCTGTTCGCGAAGCAAGGCCGCCGCGTGAACCTGTAACCGCCGGCTGTCTCCTcctctcctttctcctctgttttcagCCCAGCCGCCGCCGATTCCTTCTCCTCCGTCGTCTGCACTGCCGCGCGACTCTCCGGCCATTTGTATACGGTCTCTCCGTCGCACGTCATCTCTTCGCAAAGCCACTGCTCGATTTCTTTCGTGAAGATTTGG GTTCGTTCTTCATAGACTTCAACGTGGTTAAGGagcttaacaaatttgaag gcaaag GAATTATGCCGCCAAGGGAAGAAGTACGTAGAGGAGGTCGTAGAGGCCGAGGTAGAGGAGTAGTAGGGCCGAGGTAG